Below is a genomic region from Anaerolineae bacterium.
TCATCGTCGCGGCTTCCTCTTCGCTCAGACCACGGCTCATCAGGTAGAACAACTGCTCGTCGTTCACCTTGGAAACCGTAGCCTCATGGCCGATGGTCACATCGTCCTCTTCGATTTCCATGTAGGGATAAGTGTCCGACTGGGACTGCGGGTCCAGAATCAAGGCATCGCAGACCACGCTGGACTTGACGCCTGTGGCCCCAGGATACACTTTGAGCAATCCCCGGTACGAAGCCCGACCGCCGTCCTTGGAGATGGACTTGGAGACGATCTTGCTCGTGGTGTTGGGGGCCACATGGATCATCTTGGCACCCGCGTCCTGGTGCTGCCCCTTGGAGGCAAAGGCCATGGAAAGCACCTCACCGTGGGCCCCCTCGCCCAGCAGCACACAGGAGGGATACTTCATCGTCACCTTCGAGCCCACATTGGCGTCCACCCACTCCATGGTAGCGTGCTCGTACACTAAAGCCCGCTGGGTGACCAGGTTGTATACATTATGCGACCAGTTCTGGATGGTGGTGTAGCGGAAACGCGCCCCACGTTTGACGATGACCTCGATGACGCCCGTGTGCAACGAATCGGTGGAGTAGATAGGCGCGGTACAACCCTCCACATAGTGAGCCTGAGCGCCCTCATCGATGATGATCAGCGTGCGCTCGAATTGCCCAATATTGGCCGCGTTGAGGCGGAAGTAAGCCTGCAAGGGCAAATCCACCTTCACCCCCGGCGGCACATAGACGAAAGAGCCACCGGACCACACGGCGCTGTTCAACGCGGCGAACTTGTTATCGGTGTAAGGCACCACGGTGCCAAAATACTCCCGAAACAGGTCAGGGTGGTCGCGCAGACCATCCTCAATGCTCTTGAAAATGACGCCCTGCTGTTCCAGGGATTCAAGCACCCGATGGTAAACCATCTCTGACTCGAACTGAGCACCCACACCGGCCAAGAACTTGCGCTCGGCCTCGGGAATGCCCAAACGCTCAAAGGTCTCCTTGATCTCCTCAGGCACCTCATCCCACGAACGCCCTTCCCGGTCCGTGGGCTTGATGTAGTAGTAAATGTCGTCGAAATTCAATTTCGAAAGGTCCGCACCCCAATTGGGCATGGGCCGTTCCATAAAGTGTTTGAGCGCCTTCAGCCGGAACTCCAACATCCACTCCGGCTCACCCTTCATGTAAGAAATCTGGCGCACGATTTCTTCATCCAACCCCTTGCGGGCCTTGAACACATAGCGCTCTGGGGTTTTGAAGTCGTAGCGATATTCGTCCAGACCTTCCAGCAGTCGTTCGTCGGTGCTCATGCTCGCCTCCTTGGGCTACGCCGCGCGTTCCCTGACCCACTCATACCCATGCTGCTCCAAATGCTCGGCCAGTTCAGGCCCGCCGGACTCCACAATGCGCCCGTCCATCATGATGTGCACATAATCGGGTCGAATGTAGCGCAAAATGCGCTGATAGTGGGTGATGACCAACACGCCCAAG
It encodes:
- the sufB gene encoding Fe-S cluster assembly protein SufB, translated to MSTDERLLEGLDEYRYDFKTPERYVFKARKGLDEEIVRQISYMKGEPEWMLEFRLKALKHFMERPMPNWGADLSKLNFDDIYYYIKPTDREGRSWDEVPEEIKETFERLGIPEAERKFLAGVGAQFESEMVYHRVLESLEQQGVIFKSIEDGLRDHPDLFREYFGTVVPYTDNKFAALNSAVWSGGSFVYVPPGVKVDLPLQAYFRLNAANIGQFERTLIIIDEGAQAHYVEGCTAPIYSTDSLHTGVIEVIVKRGARFRYTTIQNWSHNVYNLVTQRALVYEHATMEWVDANVGSKVTMKYPSCVLLGEGAHGEVLSMAFASKGQHQDAGAKMIHVAPNTTSKIVSKSISKDGGRASYRGLLKVYPGATGVKSSVVCDALILDPQSQSDTYPYMEIEEDDVTIGHEATVSKVNDEQLFYLMSRGLSEEEAATMIVAGFIEPLVKELPMEYAIEMNRLIQLQMEGSVG